The sequence below is a genomic window from Anaerolineae bacterium.
CAACAGCCGGTACTCGGCGAATTCGCGCAGCAATTCCGGCAGGCCCACCAACAGCAGCGAGCCGACCACCACGCCGGGCAGGCTCCCGATGCCGCCCACGATGATCAGCGAGAGCACATTGATGGAAATCAGCAGGTTGAAACTGTGGGGGAAGATGGAGCCTACCTTGGCGGCGAAGATCGCGCCGCTCAAGCCCGAGAAGGACGCGCCAAAGGCGAAAGCCGTCAGTTTGGTGTTCACCAGGTTGATGCCCATGGCCTCGGCCACATCTTCGTCTTCCCGCATAGCCATCCAGGCCCGCCCGAGGCGCGAATCCCGCAACCGCACGGCTACGAACCAGGCCAGGGCGATACCCGCCAGGATCAGGTAGTAGAAATGCTGCGGTTTGAGGAAGACAAAGGAGCCGATAGAAGGCTGCGGAATTTGCAAAATACCCTGCGCGCCGCCGATGTAAGGCTTCAGCCAGTCCGAGAGGGCCAGGATGCGGATGATCTCACCAAAGCCCAGGGTGACGATGGCCAGGTAATCGCCGCGCATCCGCAAGACCGGGATGCCCAGCAAAATCCCCGCGGTCATCGCCACCAGCACCGAAATCACCGCCGCGATCCAGAAAGGCAAATGCGCCACGCCTAAAGGGCTAGTGGAGGTCAACACGCCGGTGGTATAGGCGCCAATGGCAAAGAAGGCCACATACCCCAGGTCCAGCAGCCCGGCGAAACCGACCACGATGTTCAACCCAAGGCCCATCAGGGTGTACAGCCCCACCATATCCAACACATCGGAGAGGTAGGAGCCCACGAAATAGGGCAGATAAAGCAACCCGGCCACCCCCAACGCCACCGGAAACCAACGTTTGAACAGCACCTCTTTG
It includes:
- a CDS encoding leucine/isoleucine/valine transporter permease subunit, with amino-acid sequence MREQKTPLQQAVWYGFLTGVIALYVTLVGLVESSSKRAIIAYHSQSLLSLGHVILILTFAGLGYLFAQRLQEEVSGAQVVGLSALVGSMGGAMLGLVPLLGQWIDFRFVFVHASPELYALLRFGQGPWVGFVLLILFAAAMAVVASVVNRLPDLWRRALVNAFLITALVGLLSDLLRRLAIKSLLLPFVEVQGLNPLGAVVTFALVIGLVWWSEKRKALQTAMVQQSPATGKEVLFKRWFPVALGVAGLLYLPYFVGSYLSDVLDMVGLYTLMGLGLNIVVGFAGLLDLGYVAFFAIGAYTTGVLTSTSPLGVAHLPFWIAAVISVLVAMTAGILLGIPVLRMRGDYLAIVTLGFGEIIRILALSDWLKPYIGGAQGILQIPQPSIGSFVFLKPQHFYYLILAGIALAWFVAVRLRDSRLGRAWMAMREDEDVAEAMGINLVNTKLTAFAFGASFSGLSGAIFAAKVGSIFPHSFNLLISINVLSLIIVGGIGSLPGVVVGSLLLVGLPELLREFAEYRLLMYGIALISMMLLKPEGFWPEPVRRRELHETASTD